In the Magnolia sinica isolate HGM2019 chromosome 15, MsV1, whole genome shotgun sequence genome, one interval contains:
- the LOC131227331 gene encoding putative pentatricopeptide repeat-containing protein At5g37570: MAIKSLLSSSSQYSYNTQPALSFCLQISKTIKHLKQTHARILRISSGPHQTHHLLLSLTTQILRFPHHLSYARHVFDQIPHCQNQFLWTSLIRSHSLHGQFSQSLSIYTKMHRSDVPPTAFTFSSVLTACARLPAMKEGQQIHDRVIKSGLSCNKIVQTVLLDMYAKCGVVDDAREVFDAMSERDVVSWTAMVSGYAKVGLMEDARQVFDEMPERNVVSWTAMVAGYANLGDVGAARDLFDKMPEKNAVSWTAMIAGYGKCGDVEGARRVFDGALALDSTSWAAMIACYAQNGFSKEAIETYKEMRGANVDANEVAMVAVISACTQLGDADMADSVAEHMEERCAELTLVAANALVHMHSKCGSIDQACRIFYKMPKKDVISYTALITGLADHGRGQEALEFFERMQKEGIAPNQITFVGVLNACSYVGMLDEGCKYFKLMTQTYGIVPLTEHYACMVDLLGRAGELEEAHKLIESMTGAPDAGVWGALLGACRVHCNAKLGEIAAQHLFKIEPENTGNYVLLSNIYASLNRWNEAARVRNMMRERGMMKSPGYSWISK; encoded by the coding sequence ATGGCAATCAAATcccttctctcttcctcttcccAATATTCTTACAACACACAGCCCGCCCTTAGCTTCTGCCTCCAAATCAGCAAAACCATCAAACACCTCAAGCAGACTCACGCTCGCATCCTCCgcatctcaagtgggccccaccaaacccACCATCTCCTCCTCTCGCTCACCACCCAAATTCTCAGATTCCCCCATCACCTCTCCTATGCTCGCCATGTGTTCGATCAAATTCCCCACTGCCAAAACCAGTTCCTCTGGACCTCCCTCATCCGGTCCCACTCCCTCCATGGGCAATTTAGCCAGTCCCTGTCCATTTACACTAAAATGCACCGGAGCGACGTTCCACCCACTGCCTTCACCTTCTCGTCTGTGCTGACGGCCTGTGCCCGTTTGCCTGCGATGAAAGAAGGGCAACAGATTCACGATCGAGTAATCAAATCAGGGTTGTCTTGCAATAAGATCGTGCAGACGGTGCTTTTGGATATGTATGCGAAATGCGGTGTCGTCGATGATGCACGTGAGGTGTTCGATGCAATGTCTGAGAGAGATGTTGTTTCTTGGACGGCAATGGTTTCGGGTTATGCGAAGGTGGGCCTGATGGAAGATGCGagacaagtgtttgatgaaatgccggAGCGGAATGTTGTTTCTTGGACTGCTATGGTTGCTGGGTACGCGAATTTGGGGGATGTTGGTGCCGCCAGAGATCTGTTCGATAAAATGCCGGAGAAAAATGCAGTGTCATGGACGGCTATGATTGCGGGGTATGGGAAATGTGGAGATGTGGAAGGTGCCCGTCGTGTGTTTGACGGAGCACTTGCACTTGACTCCACTTCCTGGGCGGCCATGATCGCGTGCTATGCGCAGAATGGGTTCTCAAAAGAAGCAATAGAGACGTATAAGGAGATGAGGGGTGCAAATGTGGATGCCAATGAGGTGGCAATGGTGGCAGTGATCTCCGCTTGCACACAGCTTGGGGATGCTGACATGGCGGATTCAGTGGCAGAACATATGGAAGAGAGATGTGCTGAACTCACGCTTGTCGCAGCCAATGCCCTGGTCCATATGCACTCGAAATGTGGGAGCATAGACCAAGCATGCCGGATATTTTACAAAATGCCTAAGAAAGATGTAATCTCCTACACTGCATTGATCACCGGCCTCGCCGATCATGGGCGGGGCCAAGAAGCTCTAGAGTTCTTTGAAAGGATGCAAAAGGAAGGAATTGCACCCAACCAAATCACCTTCGTCGGTGTCCTCAATGCATGTAGCTACGTGGGCATGCTCGACGAGGGGTGCAAGTACTTCAAGCTGATGACACAGACATATGGGATCGTCCCACTAACTGAGCACTACGCGTGCATGGTGGACCTTCTTGGGCGAGCTGGGGAGCTCGAAGAGGCCCACAAGCTAATCGAGAGCATGACCGGTGCACCCGATGCGGGTGTATGGGGTGCTTTGTTAGGAGCTTGCAGGGTGCACTGCAATGCGAAACTGGGTGAAATTGCTGCCCAGCATCTGTTCAAAATTGAGCCCGAGAATACTGGGAACTATGTTCTTTTATCAAACATTTACGCATCCTTGAACAGATGGAATGAAGCGGCAAGGGTGAGGAATATGATGAGGGAGAGAGGAATGATGAAGTCCCCAGGATACAGCTGGATTTCAAAGTGA